The region GATTCCGAAGCAACTGGTTGAGATACTAACCTGCCCTCCAATTCTCCTTGTAAATCACTTTCTTGAATACCTAATTGTGGAACAAATTCTTCCTGCAATTGCCCTTCAGGGTTAAATGCAATTCCCAAACCACCTTGTTTCAAAAGTTGTTCTTCATATAGTCGAGCTTGCTCCTCCAACAATTTCTGCTGTTTAATCATTCGTTCCGCAAGTTCTTGTTGTTCAgccaaatgttttttaatagcaGCATGATCTGCTAAAAATCTTTCCCTAGCTTCTTTAACTTCAGGCGTCTCTTCAACAGGTTTCGGCAAATACTCAGGTTTGAAAATTTCTGTGAGGTTGATAGCAATGGGCATAAATGGAACGTAGAAACTTGAATTTGGATTCAATCTTTCGTACGCCTCTAAATGCAGTTTGCGTTGTTCCAGAAGTTCAGCTGGTTCTGGTACAGGAACGCCCAAATCCGTCGGAGCCGATGGTAAGGAGCCGTCGATGATTCTAAAACCGTCCTTCCCAGCTTCGTATTTAATCCACTGCTTGTTGCCATCTTCATCAATGACTGTATATTGTCCTGTCACTTTTCCTTCATCGTCCCGGTCCTCCGTTCTCATGTAATTTGGCGTGTCTACCAATAGTTTGTAGACTCCCTCTGGGGTTTGTTCTAATTCGACCTTTGGGATATCTATATCCGTTGGAAAAGCGGATATTGCAACTAATGCACAAGAAAGAACCTAGAAGAATATAAGACCATAGTTacagaattaataatattttaaattatttaccaaGATGAGTGTCATGGCTATTTCTTTTACGAGTTGTCTCTGATATAGATTATGAAGTGATACATAACTTTATCATTCCACaacttatatatttgtacaatATGCTTAATGAGAATCAAGTTAATAGTTCCTGTTTTTTAACGATATCTCATTTCCCTTctgttttattagtatttattgtCACATTAGATATCGTTTCGTTTGATTTCCTAAATAGATAATCAACCACATTCATAAAACacattgtttgaaaattattatatgcctcctttaaatttaaaatattcatttttaatgtttcaataCAATGTTTAcagttaaaacaaaaagtagtaaatgggatttaatgttgaaaatgagatttattaattacttttacattaaatattagtggaaattaagtataaatagtGGATTCTTGTATCGTCAAAATACAAATCAACTAACCCTCGCAACCATGAAACTAATCCtggtaaataagaaaaatatatataattctcaataataataataataaatatattatcattgATTTTCAGATTTTGTTGTGTGCTGTTGTGGCCATAACCACTGCATCACCTGTAGAAAAGGAATCACCAGTCGTTGAAAAACACGAAGCAAACATTTCCAAGCGGGAAGATGTTGACCCTGTCAAGAAAGCTGAAGAGATTAGAATAGCTCAAGAAAAACTTAGGGCATTAAATGAAGCACGTGAAAGGTTTATTGAGAAACAACAGCTTTATCTCGACTCACTGTACAGACAGTCTATCTGGAATCCATACCGGGTACCATATTACCAAGGACGTTATATAGAACCATTTTTGGGGCTGAGTCCATGGCACCATTATTAGATTTACTATAAtctatatcaataaaattgatattatgatacaataaaagatttctttgcatatatgtttttcattttcttatagaTTGAACGATTGTTCAATGTTTAACTGACTAGTTaaacatttactaaaataacgtttcttagatttaaataaaaatttcaatttgcccaaaaatattggtaatatttaaattacttaattttatatttaaaatgtatttaagtgtaaataacatacatatttattttcattgtattttaacaaattaatgtattaaattgaaatctaaatgtatgataaatttatttatattgtacttTTGAGCCTACAAAACTAGAAAAACAATCTGAAttcatcataattatttatgagtaatgctttaaaaaaacgttcatttaatataaaaaatcaatatggttcctaattttgttaattatttttattgtagaaataagaaaattagcatatataatttttttaggaagtcatgaaaattatttgttttcgtCTATAGAATAATTCAGATATTagattttgtttgttaaaagtgaaaaaatcaGGTGTAATAGGAACAAATGTGATATTTGTATTTGACAGTTATGAAAATAGAAATCACATCATTCAGAAAAGCTTAGCTTTAGAgacttttaatcattaaatgttagaatatataaatatacaccaatattttacttaaaatatagtatatttcATAATCACCTTACTCAATTAATCatcaagaataaaaataaaggaatGCAAAAAACTCGAAGAAAGGAGCGTAACTGAAAGCTTTCTGACCATCAGTTAATCTTAAATGAGCTTCTTGAAGTGCATTAAGATGTTCTTTAACTCTTTGAAATTCTTCAGTATTTTTAACAAGTACTGGTAATTTATCAGTTTTAGGATCAACGTATGGTATTGATTTCAagaaatatattctaataaaaaatgtatgtgaatttataatttacgttAATTTCCTACTTAATTAGAGGAAATTAAGATATAATGAGTTATtgataaacaacaaaattgtggttttaagtttttataacatatatgtttatatttatttccaaattacttttgataaaaataggatttttgaattaattttacattaagctttgtcaaaaattaatataaaaggaGTATACATGAATTGTCAAAACATAAACCATCTTCCTCCTGCAACCATGAAATTCATTCTGGTAAgtaagacaaaaatattttaattcttaataataataataataataaatattatttaaatattgctatCTCAGATTTTGTTGTGTGCTGTTGTGGCCATAACTACTGCATCACCTGTAGAAAAGGAATCACCAGTCGTTGAAAAACACGAAGCAAACATTTCCAAACGGGAAGATGTTGACCCTGTCAAGAAAGCTGAAGAGATTAGAATAGCTCAAGAAAAAGTCAGGGCATTAAACGAAGCACGTGAAAGGTTGATTGAGAAACAACAGCTTTATCTTGACTCACTGTACAGACAGTCTATATGGAATCCATACCGTGTACAATATTACCAACGAGGTTATGTACAACCATTTTTAGGGCTGAGTCCATGGTACCAATATTAGATTTACTATAATCTTTACcatcaaaattgatattatgaTACAATAAAAGATTTGTTTGCAtatatgtttttcatttttttacacaTTGAACAATCATCAGTTAAATATTTGCTACTTTAACGTTTATtagaagtattaattaaaagaatcaatttgaccaaaaataataatgtttgaattacttaatttagtatttaaaatgtatttgttattattgtattttttaaaaatatgtagtatgaaaaatgtataaaggAAGTCgcgaaaacaaataattgtgtATTTGTCTATAGAATAATTCAGACGTTagattttgtttgttaaatttgaaaaaggaGTTCAGCTTTAGATAGTCTCAATCactatatgttaaaatatataaatatacaaaagtattttacttttattaaaaatgccaTAGCATATTTCACAATCAACTTACATAATTAATCTTCAAGACTAAAAATAAGGAAATACAAAAGGCTCGAAGAAAGAAAGAATTGTAACGTTTCTGAtcgtaaattaatcttaaatgaGCTTCTTGAAGTGCTTTAAGATGGTCTTTAACTCTTTGAAATTCATCAGTATTTTTAACAAGTATTGGTAATTTATCAGTTTTAGGATCAACGTATGGATTTCTCTTCCACAATGGTTCTTCTATACAAGAAATATATTCtaccaaaaatttataatttacgttAATTTCCTAcctatttagaataaattaagatataataagttattgataaacaacaaaattgtggtttttaaagtttttatataacatatatgtttatatttatatttccaaattacttttgataaaaataagattcgaattaattttacattaagcTTAGTCAAAAATGAGTATAAAAGGAGTATACATGAATTGTCAAAACATAAACCATCTTCCTCCTGCAACCATGAAATTCATTCTGGTAagtatgataaaattattttaattcttaataataataatatatattatttaaatattgctaCTTCAGATTTTGTTGTGTGCTGTTGTGGCTATAACCACAGCATCACCTGAAGAAAAGGAATCACCAATCGTTGAAAAACCCGAAGCAAAAGTTTCCAAGCGAGAAGATGTAGTTGATCCTGTCAAGAAAGCTGAAGAGATTAGAATAGCTCAAGAAAAACTCAGAGCATTAAAAGAAGCACGTGAAAGGTTGATTGAGAGACAACAGCTTTACCTTGACTCACTGTACAGACAGTCTATATGGAATCCATACCGTGTACAATATTACCAAAGAGGTTATGTACAACCATTTTTAGGGCTGAGTCCATGGTACCATTATTAGATTTACTATCATCTCAATcatcaaaattgttattctGATACAATAAAAGATTTCTTTGCAtatatgtttttcatttttttatacattgaaTCAGTTAaacatttactaatttaacatttcttagaagtattaattaaaagttcaaattgatcaaaaaatattaatgatgattaaattatttaaattaatatttaatttatatttaaatgtaaataacataCTTATctgtttttcattatattttataaaaatatattatataaaaattataaacatatttaaaatcgaCCAATGTATTGAATAAAAGGTCTAAAAGTATgacgaatttatttatattgtagttctgaatctacaaaaaataagacttcattaaaaaaaactagaaatactttacataaaaaatcagtttgatttgtaattttgataattatttttttatagaattataaaaattatcatgttAGCAAgtcaggaaataaataatgttttaatctaGAGTAAATCAGACTCTTAAGTTAGATTTTGTGtgttaaaactaaaaacatcGAGTATAATAGGAA is a window of Aethina tumida isolate Nest 87 chromosome 7, icAetTumi1.1, whole genome shotgun sequence DNA encoding:
- the LOC109609413 gene encoding uncharacterized protein LOC109609413 isoform X1, which translates into the protein MKFILILLCAVVAITTASPEEKESPIVEKPEAKVSKREDVVDPVKKAEEIRIAQEKLRALKEARERLIERQQLYLDSLYRQSIWNPYRVQYYQRGYVQPFLGLSPWYHY
- the LOC109609422 gene encoding uncharacterized protein LOC109609422 — protein: MKLILILLCAVVAITTASPVEKESPVVEKHEANISKREDVDPVKKAEEIRIAQEKLRALNEARERFIEKQQLYLDSLYRQSIWNPYRVPYYQGRYIEPFLGLSPWHHY